From Rhinolophus sinicus isolate RSC01 linkage group LG15, ASM3656204v1, whole genome shotgun sequence, the proteins below share one genomic window:
- the PHOSPHO1 gene encoding phosphoethanolamine/phosphocholine phosphatase isoform X2 — MAAQGAPRFLLTFDFDETIVDENSDDSIVRAAPGQRLPESLRATYREGFYNEYMQRVFKYLGEQGVRPRDLRAIYEAIPLSPGMGDLLQFVAKQGACFEVILISDANTFGVESALRAAGHLGLFRRILSNPSGPDARGLLALRPFHTHSCARCPANMCKHKVLSDYLRERAHDGVHFERLFYVGDGANDFCPMGLLAGGDVAFPRRGYPMHRLIQEAQKAEPSSFRASVVPWETATDVRLHLQQVLKTC; from the coding sequence ATGGCTGCGCAGGGCGCGCCACGCTTCCTCCTGACCTTCGACTTTGACGAAACTATCGTGGATGAAAACAGCGACGACTCTATTGTGCGCGCTGCGCCCGGCCAGAGGCTGCCAGAGAGCCTGCGCGCCACCTACCGTGAGGGCTTCTACAATGAATACATGCAGCGCGTCTTCAAGTACCTGGGTGAGCAGGGAGTGCGGCCTCGGGACCTGCGCGCAATCTACGAGGCCATCCCCCTGTCCCCGGGCATGGGCGACCTGCTGCAGTTTGTGGCCAAGCAAGGTGCCTGCTTCGAGGTGATTCTCATCTCGGATGCCAACACGTTCGGCGTGGAGAGTGCGCTGCGCGCCGCGGGCCACCTCGGCCTGTTCCGTCGCATCCTCAGCAACCCGTCCGGGCCCGATGCGCGGGGCTTGCTGGCGCTGCGACCCTTCCACACGCACAGCTGCGCGCGCTGCCCCGCCAACATGTGTAAGCACAAGGTGCTCAGCGACTACCTGCGCGAACGGGCCCACGACGGCGTGCACTTCGAGCGCCTGTTCTACGTGGGCGACGGCGCTAACGACTTCTGCCCCATGGGGCTGCTGGCCGGCGGCGACGTGGCCTTCCCGCGCCGCGGCTACCCCATGCACCGCCTCATTCAGGAGGCGCAGAAGGCCGAGCCCAGCTCCTTCCGCGCCAGCGTGGTGCCCTGGGAGACCGCCACCGACGTGCGCCTCCATCTGCAGCAGGTGCTGAAGACTTGTTGA
- the PHOSPHO1 gene encoding phosphoethanolamine/phosphocholine phosphatase isoform X1: MSGCFPVAGLRCLSRDGGMAAQGAPRFLLTFDFDETIVDENSDDSIVRAAPGQRLPESLRATYREGFYNEYMQRVFKYLGEQGVRPRDLRAIYEAIPLSPGMGDLLQFVAKQGACFEVILISDANTFGVESALRAAGHLGLFRRILSNPSGPDARGLLALRPFHTHSCARCPANMCKHKVLSDYLRERAHDGVHFERLFYVGDGANDFCPMGLLAGGDVAFPRRGYPMHRLIQEAQKAEPSSFRASVVPWETATDVRLHLQQVLKTC, encoded by the exons ATGAGCGGGTGTTTTCCAGTTGCTGGCCTCCGATGCCTGTCTAGG gACGGCGGGATGGCTGCGCAGGGCGCGCCACGCTTCCTCCTGACCTTCGACTTTGACGAAACTATCGTGGATGAAAACAGCGACGACTCTATTGTGCGCGCTGCGCCCGGCCAGAGGCTGCCAGAGAGCCTGCGCGCCACCTACCGTGAGGGCTTCTACAATGAATACATGCAGCGCGTCTTCAAGTACCTGGGTGAGCAGGGAGTGCGGCCTCGGGACCTGCGCGCAATCTACGAGGCCATCCCCCTGTCCCCGGGCATGGGCGACCTGCTGCAGTTTGTGGCCAAGCAAGGTGCCTGCTTCGAGGTGATTCTCATCTCGGATGCCAACACGTTCGGCGTGGAGAGTGCGCTGCGCGCCGCGGGCCACCTCGGCCTGTTCCGTCGCATCCTCAGCAACCCGTCCGGGCCCGATGCGCGGGGCTTGCTGGCGCTGCGACCCTTCCACACGCACAGCTGCGCGCGCTGCCCCGCCAACATGTGTAAGCACAAGGTGCTCAGCGACTACCTGCGCGAACGGGCCCACGACGGCGTGCACTTCGAGCGCCTGTTCTACGTGGGCGACGGCGCTAACGACTTCTGCCCCATGGGGCTGCTGGCCGGCGGCGACGTGGCCTTCCCGCGCCGCGGCTACCCCATGCACCGCCTCATTCAGGAGGCGCAGAAGGCCGAGCCCAGCTCCTTCCGCGCCAGCGTGGTGCCCTGGGAGACCGCCACCGACGTGCGCCTCCATCTGCAGCAGGTGCTGAAGACTTGTTGA